In a single window of the Magnolia sinica isolate HGM2019 chromosome 7, MsV1, whole genome shotgun sequence genome:
- the LOC131251784 gene encoding E3 ubiquitin-protein ligase AIP2 produces the protein MGSEEKLEVEKRLQDLQKMLGKKNMFEESVSSIRALLLEHYPSSSPSLRKSIYSVVCRVATVLQTRYTAPGFWLAGLRLFEEAECLVTEPSEKAHLKTCIARAREHLHEEENKPEVPQNNMRAGSRFLFEGHLTVGPEPPPPAWLVAQNFLTTFAATQERDIASESSQDQGENSSTSESTRGIHALEELMNTMQEINGLQDIESVIEASLQEIGAGPQRPPPASKEVVAKLPVITVTDEILERLGIETQCAVCRENLVINDKMQELPCKHLFHPDCLKPWLDEHNSCPICRHELQTDDHAYESWKEREKEAEEERKGAANAVRGGEYMYV, from the exons ATGGGATCTGAAGAGAAATTAGAGGTGGAGAAGAGATTGCAAGATCTGCAGAAAATGCTGGGAAAGAAGAACATGTTCGAAGAATCCGTCTCTTCAATCCGAGCTCTTCTCCTCGAACACTacccttcttcctctccttctcttcgcaaatcg ATATATTCCGTGGTTTGTCGAGTCGCAACTGTTTTACAGACAAGATATACTGCACCTGGCTTTTGGTTGGCGGGTTTACGGCTCTTTGAAGAAGCAGAATGCTTGGTTACTGAACCTTCAGAGAAGGCACATTTGAAAACATGCATTGCTAGAGCTCGTGAGCATTTGCATGAGGAGGAGAATAAGCCCGAGGTTCCTCAGAATAATATGCGTGCAG GTTCAAGATTTCTTTTTGAAGGGCATCTGACAGTGGGGCCCGAGCCCCCACCACCTGCATGGCTTGTGGCACAGAATTTTCTAACAACTTTTGCTGCTACACAAGAGAGGGACATTGCCTCTGAGTCTTCACAAGATCAGGGGGAGAATAGTAGCACATCTGAGAGCACTAGAGGGATCCATGCACTAGAAGAGTTGATGAATACCATGCAAGAGATCAATGGATTACAGGATATTGAGAGTGTGATTGAAGCTTCATTGCAG GAAATAGGAGCCGGACCACAGAGACCACCCCCAGCCTCCAAAGAAGTGGTCGCAAAGCTTCCAGTCATCACCGTTACGGATGAAATCTTGGAGAGGCTGGGAATTGAGACTCAGTGTGCTGTGTGCAGGGAGAACTTGGTTATCAATGATAAGATGCAGGAGCTGCCTTGCAAGCATCTATTTCACCCTGACTGCCTCAAGCCATGGCTG GATGAGCACAACTCATGCCCAATCTGCAGGCATGAGCTGCAGACGGACGATCATGCATATGAGAGCTGGAAAGAGCGGGAGAAGGAggcagaagaagaaaggaagggcGCTGCGAATGCTGTCCGTGGTGGAGAATACATGTATGTTTAA
- the LOC131251785 gene encoding uncharacterized protein LOC131251785, with amino-acid sequence MEDFLDHILSSSSWPDDVNGTGQPSWVGSTSTETNGLLADPMGIYEGDEKNSSSPLDITSSGSVIGHMPQDDTSILIGGNSNYGLNKGLFREEAQPLDLDRLSMLSPRLDNGSQESKILLHGVIDTSPKSRSSVPLPQSSPQLRPVVGSSAPSLWLPSFSGVSSLPPVMEQGKLQGFGLQGEFVKGGADILGRRFFGDEKLPQLDKLPTSNEQDELHSPRFPSFGSGMPMTLTRAATGLQPHQQLSQSSEANSTQHYTNQSCASQLQPGQVAGGSCNGAVKPRVRARRGQATDPHSIAERLRREKIAERMKNLQELVPNSNKTDKASMLDEIIEYVKFLQLQVKVLSMSRLGAAGAVVPLITDVQSEGSSGLILSASVGQGADLSDSPDNIAFEQEIVKLMESNVTTAMQYLQTKGLCLMPIALAAAISGGKASSNADRKNLTTTHIPVSTNGGPPSAASQPLSSTNENTAREDAASINSCNGSVVKQEELPKSVSDVRESKPSNP; translated from the exons ATGGAGGATTTTCTCGATCACATACTTTCGTCTTCCTCATGGCCAGATGATGTGAATGGAACGGGCCAGCCGTCTTGGGTTGGCAGCACTTCAACTGAAACAAATGGTTTGCTTGCCGATCCGATGGGAATATATGAAGGTGATGAAAAGAACTCATCATCACCATTGGATATTACTTCCTCAGGCTCTGTCATTGGGCACATGCCGCAGGATGATACTTCTATTCTGATTGGTGGGAATTCAAACTACGGCCTCAACAAGGGGTTATTCCGTGAAGAAGCCCAACCGCTGGATCTGGACCGTTTATCTATGCTATCGCCCCGTCTTGATAATGGGTCCCAAGAAAGCAAGATCTTGTTGCATGGAGTGATCGATACCAGCCCAAAATCTCGATCCTCAGTCCCACTCCCTCAGAGTTCACCCCAACTCCGTCCTGTAGTTGGAAGTTCTGCTCCATCACTATGGCTTCCATCATTCTCAGGTGTTTCTTCTCTGCCTCCAGTTATGGAGCAAGGCAAACTACAAGGTTTTGGCCTGCAAGGAGAGTTTGTGAAAGGCGGCGCTGATATATTGGGAAGAAGATTCTTTGGGGATGAAAAACTCCCACAGCTGGACAAATTGCCCACATCAAAT GAGCAAGATGAGCTACACAGCCCTCGTTTCCCATCTTTTGGGTCTGGGATGCCTATGACATTGACAAGAGCTGCTACTGGATTGCAGCCGCATCAGCAG TTGTCACAATCCTCTGAAGCAAATTCCACCCAGCATTATACAAACCAATCCTGCGCTTCTCAATTACAACCTGGGCAAGTTGCTGGGGGCAGTTGTAACGGAGCGGTAAAGCCACGCGTGAGAGCGCGCAGGGGTCAAGCCACTGATCCACACAGTATTGCCGAACGG CTTCGGAGGGAGAAAATTGCAGAAAGGATGAAGAATTTGCAAGAACTTGTCCCGAATTCTAATAAG ACGGACAAGGCATCAATGCTTGATGAGATCATTGAATATGTCAAATTCCTTCAGCTTCAAGTCAAG GTTCTAAGCATGAGCAGACTCGGTGCTGCAGGAGCTGTCGTTCCCCTCATCACAGATGTTCAATCCGAG GGCTCCAGCGGTCTGATCTTATCAGCATCAGTCGGGCAAGGAGCCGATCTATCCGATTCGCCAGACAACATTGCCTTCGAGCAGGAAATAGTGAAACTGATGGAATCCAATGTGACAACCGCCATGCAGTATCTCCAAACCAAAGGCCTCTGCCTCATGCCGATCGCTCTTGCGGCTGCCATCTCCGGCGGAAAAGCGTCTTCGAATGCCGATAGGAAGAATCTCACCACAACCCACATCCCAGTTTCGacaaatggtggcccacccagTGCTGCGTCCCAGCCACTGTCATCCACCAATGAGAACACAGCAAGGGAGGATGCAGCCTCGATCAACAGCTGTAACGGGTCTGTTGTTAAACAGGAAGAACTGCCGAAGTCCGTGTCCGACGTAAGAGAATCCAAGCCATCAAACCCATAA